CTCGGCGACATTGTGGAGCAGGCCCGGCTCAACCTCGCCGAGCTGACCACGCAGTGCGGCGGCGAGGTGCTGACCGACATTCCGGCCGACCTCTACGTGCTCGGGAACCGGGCGTACCTGTACAGCATTTTCTTCAATCTGCTGTCCAACTCCCTGAAGTACCGCTCCGACGAGCGGCCGCTGCGCGTCAGCATCACGGCCCGGGCCCAGCCCGGGCAGGGCGCGGAGGTGGTGGTGGCCGATAATGGGTCGGGCTTTGATATGGAAAAGGCCGGGCTCGACGTTTTCCGGCTGTACAAGCGCTTTCACAGCAGCCAGCCGGGCCGCGGCATGGGCCTCTACCTCGTAAAAACCCACGTCGAAACCATGGGCGGCCAGATTGAGGTGAGCAGCGCCGTGAACGTGGGCACCCGATTTACTTTGCACTTACGCTGAAGCAAGCATGGACGTATTATTGATTGACGACGACACCATCGGGGTATTCCTGACGGAGCGCTTACTAAAACGAGAAGGGTTCACCGATAGCATTGCTTCCTTGCCTTCTGCCGAGGAAGCCCTGGCGTTTTTGCAAAATGCCGAGCCCCACCAGCTGCCCCACGTGATTTTTCTGGACCTGAACATGCCCCTCATGGACGGCTGGGAGTTTCTGGAGGCGCTGCGGCCGCTGGAAAACCGCTTGCTCGGGCGCTGCCACATCTACATCCTCACTTCGTCCTTGGCCCATACCGACCTGGCCCGCATCAAGCAATTTCCCCTGGTAGATGGCCTGATTAACAAGCCCTTGGATGCG
This region of Hymenobacter sedentarius genomic DNA includes:
- a CDS encoding response regulator, coding for MDVLLIDDDTIGVFLTERLLKREGFTDSIASLPSAEEALAFLQNAEPHQLPHVIFLDLNMPLMDGWEFLEALRPLENRLLGRCHIYILTSSLAHTDLARIKQFPLVDGLINKPLDAAQIQAVRAQVDAALSAGQEVPTRPDRRP